The DNA segment GACGGTGATCTTTAATACAAGCAACCCTTATTTGAactacatattattatttgagTAAACAATTTTCGTGTATCCGACTTTTAAactaatttaacaaaattatataaattaattattattaatataaatattcgaCCCTGCCTTAGGTACCAAAACAGTGGGGTATAATCGTATGAGCTTTCTTCTCAACTCTCTGGCTGAGATTGATAAACAGTTAAAAGCCATACGCGGCGCAAGTGATATTGCAGGCAAACTATACTTGTTCCAAGGCAATCCGACAACTGTATTCCGTCGTCTTAATGAGTACTATaggttaaataaaatttgcttcgAACAGGATTGTGAACCAATTTGGAATCGACGTGATGACTCAGTACGTGCTTTGTGTAACGACTTGGATATTGAAGCAGTGGAGAAGGTCTCTCATACACTTTGGGATCCCCGGACTGTTATTAGTACGAATGGTGGAATTCCGCCACTGACCTATCAGATGTTTTTGGTAAGATGATTTATGGTATCGAGGGATTTTAACTTATAGCATATTTACTCTTAGCACACCGTGGAAATAATTGGTGCGCCACCGCGTCCAGTTGAAGATCCCGAATGGGATGGCGTTGAGTTTCTAAAGTTAACTGATAACATGCTGATGGAATTAAATGCATTCTGGCAGGTATGTATGTGCGAACTAGAGTGttatacttattttaatttatgctaTCTCTATAGTTCCCTACTCCTGAGGACTTCAATATATTCCCGGACAATATAAGCTATGTGGCCAAGGTAAAATGGCGTGGTGGTGAACAACAAGCCTTATTACATCTAGCTGAGCGTCTGAAAGTCGAGGAGCGTGCTTTTAAAAACGGATACTATTTGCCAAATCAGGCAAATCCCAACATACTTGAATCTCCGAAATCGATGAGCGCTCATCTGCGCTTCGGTTGCTTGTCAGTACGTCGTTTCTATTGGAGCGTACATGATCTCTTCAAGCACGTGCAAATTGAGGCATTCTATCATCGCATACATATGGCCGGCGGAGAGCACATAACTGGTCAGCTCATTTGGCGTGAATACTTCTATACAATGTCCGTAAATAATCCTTATTACGATCGCATGGAAGGCAATGAAATCTGCTTGAACATTCCATGGGCTCCACCAAATCAGGAACAATTACAAAGTTGGCGCAGTGGTCAAACCGGATTTCCGTTGATTGATGCCGCAATGCGCCAATTGTTGGCCGAGGGCTGGTTGCATCACACGCTTCGCAATACAGTGGCTACATTCTTGACACGTGGCGCACTCTGGCAAAGTTGGGAGCATGGCTTGAGACACTTCCTCAAATATTTATTGGATGCTGATTGGTCCGTGTGTGCCGGTAATTGGATGTGGGTGTCATCGTCTGCATTTGAACGTCTGCTGGATTCCTCTTTAGTCTCTTGTCCCATAGCTTTTTCGAAGCGTTTGGATCCGAAAGGTGAATATATCCGGCAGTATGTACCGGAATTGGCAAAAATACCTCAGGAGTATATGTAAGCATTTCATTATAACTCACTCTGTATGCAAGTCACatagtattttttcaaatatagtcATGAACCATGGCGCATGCCACAAGAGATGCAGGAAAACTACGAATGTGTCATTGGCGTGCAGTATCCCGAACGTATCGTCGACTTGGCCAAAGTATCGAAGCGTAATACACTTGCTATGCAAACACTCAGACAGTCATTGATCGCAGGTGGCGCACCTGATGAAGGACCACCACATTGTCGACCATCTAATGAAGAGGAGGTACATCAATTCTTTTGGTTGGTTGATTAAagattttactataaaaaaatttaatgcggaAAGTAAGAGAATAACCTATAAATTAGAAGCTATAcacattgaaaaataaatatgtatgtcaactgataaaaaatatattcaaatatgtatctatataaaaataacaaatatatttttttctctcgcAACATGCTGTAACAGAATATAATAGTTGGTTAAtctaacggttatttgtaacacccagaactAATCGAGATATATGTAGAGCCAcaggatgatgagacgagttgaatttCGGGTaactgtctgttcgtccgttcGTGCGAGGTGTAACACATAAAAACTAAGATATCACgacaaagtgaaaataaatccCTGATGTGTCCACAAAATGGCATTAAGCGAGAAGTAgtctaaaaatatttgcaaagtaTGCGTGACCCCACCcccaagtttaatgtacatatttatagaaACGTCTACAGCTACATCAAGCAAACTTACTTAGAACAAATATTTCCTTTCCTTCGTAAATTCtgtgaaaatgtttgaaatcgAATAACAACCATTCCCAATCCTCAAATAACAGTTGTGATGAATTTGAACCAGTGAATTCGCCATCTATCAGTCAATAAAATGGTCGACATAACATCATAACATGAGCCTTCTACaagtatgcatgtacatatgtatataccaaatacATTATGTGGACCTGACTACCTATTGctgactttttatcgaaaatatcggtcagtcTGTGagatataacaataaaattttgagaacttttttttttggtaatgaTTCGCCCTGGTGCAAGAAAGTCTAAGAATATTGGATACACTTTATTTAACTGTCAAAAATGTGGTTTGATTGAGTTTACATTACATGTATCTCACTTGAGTTAACTAGGTTCGTTCTAGTACACTATATCATATACAGGTGTGTAACCTATATCATGAATTAATACTTAAACATGATTTTATCGAAGAAAGAATGTTCAATTCTTAAACAacatattttgatataaaattttattaagacatGTAAATATTGCCCCGGCTTTGGTTCTTTTTTGCGACAGTCTTTTTTTTATCGTCTTCTTTTTCTTCGTCTTCTCTAGACACCGctcacgcggttatagccgagtttacagcaGCACTTTACTtgtcaattgcctactcagtccgatgcAGCACCTTAGGCAAGAATAATTTTGCGTTCGATTTAGAGgctaacgttgttgttgctgctagtgctggttccaaaatagacgaaattatctacgaattctaagttatgactgtcaacagtgacgtccgAGCCAAGCTGCGAGTGCGACGAATATTTGTTTGGTgacaggcctggaaaatcaaaacggaccagatattcaccatacgccaattctttgaaaagacccgtgaaaaaaggatcgacatacaccaccacttcgttgatttcaacgctgctttcgacagcacgaaaataatttcaatgataaattacgagttttcgagagaaggttctgccaaagatttatggtcctttgcgcgttggacacggcgaatatcgcattcgatggaacgatgagctgtatgagatatacaacgacattgccATAGTCCAACGagttaagagacagtggctacgctggctaggtcatttcATCcgaaaggaagacctccactccgttggaaagaccaggtggagaaggacctggcttcgcttggaatctccaattggcgccacatagcaagAAGGAGAAGCGACAGGCGCTCTACtgataactcggctataaccgcgtaagcgatgtctacgccagtaaagaagaagaaagccacactgataaggtacaatcaatttgttgacggtgagctttcgGCTTTcaccacggtagttggcgcagattatggggtctccctttttgggcagagcacacttaattccaatcgtcgggcatgctttcgtctgaccatattctacaaagaagctgatgcatgctctttattaGTTCTTCACCGCCatgtttaaatagctcggccggcaatccatcggcccccgctgctttgttgttcttcagacgggtaattgctattcgaacttcttcatggtcaggcaatggaacgtctgaaCGTCTGAATAGTCATCGATTGCGGAATCGGGTTCAACATCTCCTGGTGTtaagctttcactgccattcagtagattgaagaagtgttccctccataattttagtatgctctggacatcagtCACTAGTTCACCTCTGGAGAGGAAATCTACAAGATTATCTCTGGTGTTGAAACATTCTATTAGTCGCCAcatcttttcgtaaaattttcgagcaccTAATCGTACTTACGCATTTATGCCTGCACAGATCCGACTGTCTTGGGAATACGCTCTTATTTTCCATATGACGATAGTTcgataaatttcattaaaagagaatatgtttttttgttttctgagtAACACTGCACTACATGTTAACTCAATCTCGATTCCTTCTTATGAAATATTCCCACCAAAAATGGCGATGTTGAAGATACTTATTCATAGTTACATGTAGCTATATTTTGTTCGAAATAAAAAGGACCTGAGCTTCTGTAGACAGAATTTGCTGCATTGACGGTGATGTATCGTACACAGAAATACTCACACCGCAAATACCTAAAACCAATcaccacaatttttttattgaaaatttcccTTCTACAAAACAAGCCACAATTGCCTTACCATAAAAACcacattcaaataaaaaagtataccacaacatatattttttgtattttattttttgttatttttttgcatcTATATTCCATTATCACTTAATTAACTCGCCAAATTAATCAACTGTGTACAGTTGAGTTTTGCAAAATTTACGAGTAGACACGTGACCAGCGCGTTTTAATAGCTACTTTGTTACAATTTATGCACAAGTGTAAAAATAGATTAAACACGGTACGAGTAATacttgataaaaattaaaacgcaTGTATACGGTTCAACTGTAAATATGTACGGTAAGTAAATATATggtaagtatatttttatacttgttCTAATAATTAATCGCACCAATCCCGAAATAATTGCttcgcaaaataaatttaaaattttgcggCTTATAAGGTTTCAAAGACATTTAGAGTTACAGTGAgcaaaatagaattttttttcatggatttcaattagttttttattattttttatatatatttttatgattcgCTGAGCAAAAgcgtttaattatttttaatgacacATAAGATTTAGCGATAACAATAGTTTCACCTTTGCATACAGTTGCAGTGTTTGTTTTAGTTCACACTTTTTAGTTTCAATTATAgtgttttttatgattttattaaaataataagtatttgtGTTAAACTTTTCTTTTCTACTATATTTTATcgttatttataaaactattatttcTAAAGAACTTTAGCATTCGTTTTACATTGGGTTATGAGTGTATTAATCCAGGAGAGAGGAAGAGCTGTTTGCAGTGCCCAAATCTTGTTTATAGTAAAAGTAGGCCTAATATAAAAAACCCTTAGTTTTACTTCATTAAGGACGATTTGTTAAAAGCTAGAGTCAAAAAGAAACCAACGAATATAGTCTAATATAGAGAAATTGGTCACAAAATTCTTCTTGAAGACGTAAAATAGGGACTAAGCATTATCTTATTACACTGATTTAGTGTCAATATTCCTTCACAGCATTGCGAAAATGTTACAATAAATGCACTCCTCgcattaaattttagaaaacgaaattgtttattatttcgtATAAAGACGTCATCCTTAACGTCTCCAACAGCTTAACATAAACCTTTGCTATATAAATAAGCCATTCGATTCAAGTGAAAAACGGTTTCATTCACAGACAAGAGTGTGTAAGAGACACGGAAAGATCTTGAAAACATCATTGGCAATGCAAGTTGTAAAATGAGTCAACAAGTTATAAAAAGAGATTCTGCCTAATATTCGATAACAGCTCACGAATATCTATCACACCACTCTAATGTTTGTCTAGGTGTATAAACGGAAACTTTTTTTCCATTATCGGGAAATTCTGCTTTTGTGCCATTACGCTCACACGAGCGACACGGGTCCGGCAacttactacatatatatactttatgtcaaattcttcAATTCTTGTACGCTTCttgtacataaaaatatgtttctttaTCTAATTGTTATCCCTATTcgccattttctaaaatttatttattgcaattgcatacaaaatttagatgaaaaaattcctttttccGAGCATGAAAAGGAATGCGAATTGCGTAGCAGCGTACTGTTACGAACACAAACACAAAGCGTTTACCGAGCACGATTCGTTTTTCCTCGTCACCAGCTATTTCTTCATGGACCTAaagaaacttttccaatatatgaaCAATAATTATACGATTCTCCTTTGATTGAGCTCTACATAAGATATGTAGATTTTTGGAACCATAAGTCACAAAGGATTAAACTTTTAACTGCATGCGTTATTTTGAGTATTGAATAGCAGTGAATGTTAGAGTTGTCAATATTTCGAAAACCTGCCAGAGATTTTACCTGTTCAAATTAAAAGGGTGCTATACCATATGTGTCGTTTGAACCACCTGTTTCTGCCACTATTGATCATTTTACACGAAAACGGGAGCAAACGGATCTGACCAGGATTATTATCCGGGTAAGACCTACAACTCGGCAGAACTCTACTACAACAACATcgataaaaaatatagtatttaagcaatgtagttgttgttgttgttgttgttgttgtaacgggtacctaaacagagcatgcaaagaggtggtcagtgtcatgtgGAGACCCATTGCGcgctggacatatatttgatatgtctgggtctattctggataagtaggagtttaacctgctgcagtatccagaacgaagctgcgcaaagATCAATCGCGTTTCTCGCGTAAGTATTAGCAtagatatttaaataatcaTATTGTCCGTTCACATAGCGTAATCGTAACGTATCCTGATTTGTATTCGGCCAAGGATTGTCAATTGGCAGCATTCCTCCAAATACTTCAGAGATATTTTCTGCCGTTACAAAAACCACATCGCCGAAACTACGGAATCAAAGTGATTTGGATGAGGCTTAGATATATTAGGgttaaaaacttattaaaaatgtcGCTATAATTACAACCACAACTCTATCAAAGTGGACGAATGTTTACCGTATGATTACAAGACGTTtcttatctttatattttttgtgattaAAGTGCAAAAGTTTCAGAACTAATGAATAtttcgtcacctgaaatgcaaaataacgtaacaacattttcggaaatttacagtggcatgaatgaaacatgaaataaaatggaacaagagtgaagaaaaattttaatattggttaaaactggctTATATCTGAgtgcagaacctgaaaatgttgaacatatgtaatattatgtatgtaatttgaagtagtgaagcgtaatcaataagacactcaatttcgaattttttgatgatacgttattttgcatttcaggtgacgatttGTATAAATTATGATACAAAACATAATTAgacaatttataaaattcactagatttttaaaaattgcagaaatgtatagtgtaaatatatgtacatatgtatgtatacacacacactctctaAATTTCAATCGCTTCGCATACGCTATGCGCGAAACTGTCACATGTAAAATTTGCTGCCAGTTGGACCCAAATTAAGACTACCCTAATCCTCTGAAATCCAAgctaaaatttatgtatttgatATCTTCCACTCTAGTGTGTAGTGTCGATAAAGGAATAATCATTCTAATGTAAATTGCgtggaatttataaataatattttaacgtTGTATGCTTATCGttgaattataataataaataataagcatATCTAAACACTGGAATACACACGAACCtccattaatatatttaatatatataatttaaacaaaattggcACTGCTAAGCTAGATCTGGTGCAATTTTTTGGTGTAATTTGGAACTAATCTGCATGTGTGTCTTATTCTAAACTAATTTACGAGTGCTTGTGTTTTTTACACTACTGTCGCCCTTCAATCCACCTACCTACCTGCCCTaccgtaaatacatatacacattcctttggtattcattttttatttatttatattttctcttttaggcttttaattatttatatactttactTTATCAACTGTTTCATTTAGCTTTTTACtatttctatatgtatataagtttcTTTTATCGCAAATATAAGCATATGTTCGTacaattaaataacatttttttagatttatcatttctttttttgcattaaatttaaatggAGTTCGAAGTAATTTaatgattaatttaaatttaattaaaaatttatgtttaagaCTTCCCTGCGGCCGTTGCTCATCATCTGCGGCTACTTCTACGCCTTATGCCATAGTAAAATATCCATTTCGGGAGCTCATTTACTTGTCTTTCTTGCGCTCCAACAaacattttcttcttttattttcttttgtgtttttttttatttttttgtttgctatgaTTCAATAGTTTTCAATTTATGCTATTATTTTACATCTTTGTGTTTGCAACAATAGTTAGATTGACATTATGTGCTGTTGAACTTGAAGTGGATGGATGGGAGAGAGAGGTGTCCTTTTTGAAAATGCTTTTCTGTCCGATTTGGTTTCTCATTGAAAATAGTGTGAAGTTACagtaatttctaatattttctttattctcattatttctataactttaatcaatttaatttaagttgttataattgttttaattttctcttgaaatacatacatgtatagtatttatatataaacgcatttaatttgtgaattatacttatatattatttatttaaaaattaactattgcattttcttttaattctttataataagttgctttgctttttttatttaaatggtaTTTCTTCTTAACTTGGTTTAGtctattgttttttattgattcaCATTTATTTAAACAGTGTATTTCTGTTGCTTGTGGTTGGTTTAATTATCAATACGTTTCTGTTGTATGCTTAACTAAGCTAAATGTAATTTCAAAagcaaattatatattaatataggCTATTCTCACACAACTTAAGAGTGcacattaaatttaaactaCTGCTTTAAGTTCATCATTAAATATGCGTTTCCTTTCAAATAACTTACGCCTGCTGAAGTTTCCGCTGTTAAGGAACGGCATGTGGCTGTGAGTATAGacaatatgtacacatatatgtatgtactgcatgataaaaaaaaataacggaaCAACTACTGATGATGTCAAATTTGTAGCACTGCGCTTCCGGTTGGTTAAACAGCCAAGGGATGCACCATTTCGAAAATGCAACTTCGTTACTTCCGCTCTCTCGTCAGCTTTAAGCAGTCAAATAAGTTCAGGTTTTGAGTGGTGCATTCGGAACGATTGAGTAGGGAGTGAGTGGTTGCTTACGGAGGCGTTTAGTATCTACTATTTCTATTTGTTGTAGAGTTTgttgtttgcatttgttgttgttgtaggtttGGTGTTGTTATGTTGTGGTTGCTTTTGtcataaatttgtttaagcTTTGATTATTTCCTTTAATCACTATCAGCACGCATGCCCCGCACCTCGCCCACCTGACGCTGCCGATCAAGCTCCTCTTTGACCTTCTCCTCAATGGCGCGTATGTCCTCCATTGTCAGACCGTGCCAGCGATCCATCCAACAGAACACTTGACTGTAATATAGTGGAAAAAACGAGTGAAAATGTGTAATCTTAAGGTGCTTACTAATACACATTTTATTGTGATGAAAACTAACTTAATATGttcaagaaataaaataatacagtgTTAGCATTTGACTACGACAAAATAtgatatatt comes from the Bactrocera neohumeralis isolate Rockhampton chromosome 2, APGP_CSIRO_Bneo_wtdbg2-racon-allhic-juicebox.fasta_v2, whole genome shotgun sequence genome and includes:
- the LOC126751727 gene encoding cryptochrome-1 gives rise to the protein MAKRANVMWFRHGLRLHDNPALLEAISDKTEGIALIPLFIFDGESAGTKTVGYNRMSFLLNSLAEIDKQLKAIRGASDIAGKLYLFQGNPTTVFRRLNEYYRLNKICFEQDCEPIWNRRDDSVRALCNDLDIEAVEKVSHTLWDPRTVISTNGGIPPLTYQMFLHTVEIIGAPPRPVEDPEWDGVEFLKLTDNMLMELNAFWQFPTPEDFNIFPDNISYVAKVKWRGGEQQALLHLAERLKVEERAFKNGYYLPNQANPNILESPKSMSAHLRFGCLSVRRFYWSVHDLFKHVQIEAFYHRIHMAGGEHITGQLIWREYFYTMSVNNPYYDRMEGNEICLNIPWAPPNQEQLQSWRSGQTGFPLIDAAMRQLLAEGWLHHTLRNTVATFLTRGALWQSWEHGLRHFLKYLLDADWSVCAGNWMWVSSSAFERLLDSSLVSCPIAFSKRLDPKGEYIRQYVPELAKIPQEYIHEPWRMPQEMQENYECVIGVQYPERIVDLAKVSKRNTLAMQTLRQSLIAGGAPDEGPPHCRPSNEEEVHQFFWLVD